In the genome of Actinobacillus genomosp. 1, the window ATACACACCGGTTTTAGCAAGACCGCGATAAAGTAACGACGCATTCACCGCTGCAGAAAGTGCCGATGCCATTGCTAAACCTAAATAGCCGAACGGAATTGCCAATACGCCGAAACAGATATTACAAATGGTTGCGATAATGCCGATTTTGACCGGTGTTTTGGTATTTTGGCGGGCATAGAAGCCGTTTGCCAAAATACTGATTAACATATAACTGTTCAAGCCTAAGCACATAATCCATAATGCGTTAGAGGTGGCTACCACATCCGATAAACCGAATTTGCCTCGCATAAAGATGGTCATCATTAACGGTTGCGCCAATATGGCGATACCAATCATTGCAGGAATACCGAGTAATAACACCATTCTCACGCCCCAATCCATTGTGCCTTGAAATTCCAACGCACGTTGCGCTTCATCAATCTCTTTCTTTTTCGCAATACGCGATAAACTTGGCAACACAACCGTAGAAATCGCAATACCGAATAGTCCGAGCGGAAATTCGATTAAGCGGTCGGAATAATATAACCACGTAATCGAACCGGTCACTAAAAAGCTGGCAATCACTTGATTGATTAACAAATTGAATTGAGTCACAGAAACCCCGAACAATGCCGGAAGCATTAAGTTACGGACTTTAGCGACCCCTTCATCTTTCCACGCCCATTTCGGTTTAACCAGTAAACCTTCTTTTTTCATAAACGGAATTTGGAATAAGAATTGCAACAAGCCGCCGAGAAAGATCCCCCAAGCTAAGGCAACATCGGGTTGTTCGAAGTAATCTGCACCGAATAACGCCATACTGATCATCGCAATATTCAGTAATACCGGCGAAAACGCCATCACCCCAAACTTACCAATGGTATTTAATACCGCACCGGACAGTGCGACAAAGGTAATAAACCATAAATAAGGGAAAGTGATTTTCAGTAATAATGAAGCTTGGGTAAATTTTTGTGCGTCCGGGCCGTCAT includes:
- the murJ gene encoding murein biosynthesis integral membrane protein MurJ, with amino-acid sequence MSKKLLKSGMIVSSMTLISRVLGLVRDVVIAGLLGAGAMSDVFLFANRIPNFLRRLFAEGAFSKAFVPVLAEYNADNDLDKTREFVAKVSGTLGGLVTIVTLVAMIGSPVVAALFGTGWFMDWVNDGPDAQKFTQASLLLKITFPYLWFITFVALSGAVLNTIGKFGVMAFSPVLLNIAMISMALFGADYFEQPDVALAWGIFLGGLLQFLFQIPFMKKEGLLVKPKWAWKDEGVAKVRNLMLPALFGVSVTQFNLLINQVIASFLVTGSITWLYYSDRLIEFPLGLFGIAISTVVLPSLSRIAKKKEIDEAQRALEFQGTMDWGVRMVLLLGIPAMIGIAILAQPLMMTIFMRGKFGLSDVVATSNALWIMCLGLNSYMLISILANGFYARQNTKTPVKIGIIATICNICFGVLAIPFGYLGLAMASALSAAVNASLLYRGLAKTGVYKVTAKTGIFVLKVAISACLMGALVAYFSPSIASWHAMSTWLKVYWLVWLIVLAAIVYFSSLFVLGIRKRDFRSA